The DNA sequence CTGGTTGCGACGTTGGTACCACCAGGCACTCGCGAACCCGGAAGTCACGGTCACCGTCGACGGCAAGGATACGAAGCGGATCGCCGTCCCCATCGAAGGCGAAGAGCGCGCACGCGTCGCCGAGGCCTACGACTTCGGTCTGCTGTTCCGCTTGATCTGCGGCTTCGCTCCGAACCGATTCTTGCGTCTCGACCCCGTCGGGTAGCGCCCTCGAGGCGTCCCCTTCGTCGGCAAGAGCTCCCTGCGTGGGCGACTCGGCGATCGGGCGGTGTCGCGTGTCAGGTCGGCCCTGCTTCGGTCTCTCGCTGGTAGCGGTAGTTCTCGCGGACCGACGTCATGCGGGCCGTGCGCGGGTCGAGCTTCATCCTTTGGACGGCGACGACGAGGTGCATGGCGTCGGGCCTCGCAGCGAAGATCGCGTCAGCGAGCGCATCCGGTGCGTGGAGCCTCCCCAACGCATGGCGGAGCACTCGGAAGCGCTGAAGGGCGGCGTGTGCGGTGGCTGGCAGCTCCCGTTCGTCGAGGGGCTCGAGATCGTTCCCCACCCGGATGAAGGGGACAACCAGCACCGGCGGTGTCGGCGTCGTGTACATCGCGAAACCACCCAGCTTCCAGGGATTCGCGTCGAAGTGCTCGACGAGCGCGAAGTGCGCCAGGGGCCAGGCGCATGCCCAGCCCAGGACACCGAGCAGGATCCACGCCCTCACAGCCAGCCCGGGTCGAAAGGAAGCGTTCCCGTCGTGACGGCGACGAGCCCGTACGCGTAGACGAGCGCAGATGGAATCAGCGCGAGTCGATTCCCGTTCGCCGTGAACAACAGCAGCAGGTTCCCGAAGAAGAGTGCGAACCCGATCTCGCGGGCTCCCAGCTGAATGAGCGCGACGAGCGCGAGCGCCACCGCGACGGCGAAGGCCCGAGAGCGCGTCCAGACGATTAGGCCGGGAAGTGCCAGCTCGAGGATCCACACCGCATTCGAGGCCGCTGGGAGGAGCCAACCGTCGGCGCGGAATGGGCCCTGACCGGTCCGCATGGGATCGAGCGCGCGCAGGGCCGCGTGCTGCGCTTCCGAGACCAGCGGCGCAAAGGCGAGCGCGAAGCGCTCGCTCTGGCTCACCATGAATGCCAGAAACTGCCCATCGAAGTACTGGCCGTAGAGGACCTTCTGCAGGCCGGTGACGAACAGCACGATCACGGCGAGCGACCGAAGGCCGGTGAGAGCAAGCGATGCCGCCTCGTCCCGCGGGCCTGCGAGGGCGAGGAGCACCACCGCATACAGCTCGAGAAAGAAGTGGTTGTCGGTGAGCGGAAAGGTGAGGACTAGCTGTAGCAGGAGCGCCGGCAGCGCCACGAAGGGTGCCAGCCAAGCGCGCTGAGGGATCCATAGGAGAAGAAACGCGACGGTCGCGATCAGCGCGGCGCCAACCAGCCCCGGGAGCCACGATGCTTCTGCGGTCGCAGCCCACAGCCAGCTTCGCGCGAAGCCGTGGAGGACCGCGAACCGGCGAAACGCCTCGATCGGACCGACCGGGTCCCGCTCCTCACCCATGGCGCGACCCAGCATCGCGGCGAGAGACGCACCCAGGGGCAGTGCCTCCGCTGAGTCCGCCGAAACGCGCGCACCGGTCAAAGGCGACACCCAGGCGCTGTTCCGTCTCTGGGCGCCGCCGCTCGTCGCATCATGTCCCGCCTTTGCGCGGCAGGGTCACCACCTGCGCCACGCCCTGCCGCGGCGGCGCCAGGGGGCCTTCGCCTTCCCGCAGCGTAGGAGCTCTGCCTTGCCGGCGGCGTGCTCGGTCGGTTCGGACACGAGCAACGTGCAGTTGCGGCGGACGTTCCGGTAGATCTGTTCGGCGCCGGACGGCCATGAAATGCGTACGCTCGCCACGCGGCCGGCGCGGCTCCGACCCAGCCCGAAGTGCGCAACGCGCTCGCTCTGTCCCAGGAAGTGGCTCACGCTTCCCATCTCTCGCACTTGCGGGGCCTCCCCGGCACGCCGGGTCACCTCGATTCGAGCGCCCAGCCCTTCGCTGTTGCCACGGGCGCCGCGTGTCCGCACGCGTAGCCAGTCGCGTCGGTTCCCCCCGCGGTTGCGGTACAGCTGCGGGCGGCCGCC is a window from the Myxococcota bacterium genome containing:
- a CDS encoding nitroreductase/quinone reductase family protein; the encoded protein is WLRRWYHQALANPEVTVTVDGKDTKRIAVPIEGEERARVAEAYDFGLLFRLICGFAPNRFLRLDPVG